A portion of the Suricata suricatta isolate VVHF042 chromosome 11, meerkat_22Aug2017_6uvM2_HiC, whole genome shotgun sequence genome contains these proteins:
- the LOC115272543 gene encoding LOW QUALITY PROTEIN: olfactory receptor 52N2-like (The sequence of the model RefSeq protein was modified relative to this genomic sequence to represent the inferred CDS: substituted 1 base at 1 genomic stop codon), with the protein MNRTVPNTEKYLSIWXLQLSSNISEPVIAKAGLATFLRGVLLIVPFTFLTRRLPYCQGNFIPHTYCDHMSVAKLSCGNFKVNAVYGLMVALLIGGFDMFCISVSYTMILRAVVSLSSADARQKAFSTCTSHICAIVITYVPALFTIFTHRFGGQNIPHHVHILIANLYLMLPPTLNPIVYGAKTKQIQEGVIKLFFKEKAILVMQ; encoded by the exons AAATATTTATCCATTTGGTAACTACAACTTTCCTCAAACATCTCTGAACCTGTAA TCGCCAAGGCTGGTCTTGCCACCTTCCTGAGGGGTGTGCTGCTCATCGTCCCATTCACTTTCCTCACCAGGCGTCTGCCTTACTGCCAGGGCAACTTCATTCCCCATACCTACTGCGATCATATGTCCGTGGCCAAGTTGTCCTGTGGCAATTTCAAGGTCAACGCTGTCTATGGTCTGATGGTTGCTCTCCTGATTGGGGGTTTTGATATGTTCTGTATTTCTGTGTCTTACACTATGATCTTGCGGGCAGTGGTGAGTTTGTCATCTGCAGATGCTCGGCAGAAAGCCTTCAGCACCTGTACATCCCACATTTGTGCCATTGTGATCACATATGTTCCAGCCCTGTTCACCATTTTTACTCACCGTTTTGGAGGACAAAACATTCCCCACCATGTTCATATCCTTATTGCTAATCTTTATTTGATGTTGCCTCCTACCCTGAACCCCATTGTTTATGGAGCCAAGACCAAGCAGATCCAGGAAGGAgtgatcaaattattttttaaagagaaagctaTCTTAGTTATGCAATAG